A window from Lampris incognitus isolate fLamInc1 chromosome 5, fLamInc1.hap2, whole genome shotgun sequence encodes these proteins:
- the coro2aa gene encoding coronin-2A: MTWRPQYRSSKFRHVFGKAATKENCYDGVPITRSVQDNHFCAVNPRFLAVITECAGGGSFLVLSLHHTGKVDPHHPRISGHRGNVLDIKWNPFNDYCIASCSEDTTVKVWEIPPHGVLKNLTVPWKELQGHSRRVGLIEWHPTANNVLFSSAYDYKVMIWNLDCPEQVIKNPVRTISQHTDVVLSMSFNTDGSLLATTCKDRKIRLIEPRTGNLLRDANCKTHKASKVLILGNMKRLLTTGSSRWNVRQIALWDQDDLSVPLLQEDLDGSSGVLFPFYDPDTHMLYIVGKGDGNIRYYEISSEKPHIHYLTEYRSLLPQKGMGVMPKRGLDVSSCEVFRFYKLVTIKSLIEPISLIVPRRSESYQEDIYPKTAGNHPALTAEEWFSGINKDPVLISLKPGSQVEMYPELSMSKGLGNSLDMRRSHSRPGLLQLTYIQDQLATKDDKADSDPFAGTEERRRSSIISGHDLDLCSPPKTENELRLKFHRQQEEIRRLRELLNQRDVHITQLELEIKNIKNSHTHGSL, from the exons ATGACATGGCGTCCTCAGTACCGCAGCTCCAAGTTTCGCCACGTGTTTGGTAAGGCCGCCACCAAGGAGAACTGCTATGATGGCGTGCCGATCACACGCAGCGTACAGGACAACCACTTCTGTGCAGTCAACCCACGCTTCTTGGCAGTCATTACCGAGTGTGCCGGTGGAGGCTCTTTCCTGGTCCTGTCTCTCCATCAC ACGGGGAAGGTCGACCCTCACCATCCCAGAATATCAGGCCACAGAGGCAATGTGTTGGACATCAAATGGAACCCATTCAATGATTACTGCATTGCCTCCTGCTCTGAAGACACAACA GTAAAGGTGTGGGAGATCCCTCCTCATGGTGTGCTGAAGAACCTCACTGTACCATGGAAGGAGCTGCAGGGTCACAGTCGCAGGGTGGGCCTCATTGAGTGGCACCCCACGGCTAACAATGTGCTCTTCAGCTCCGCCTACGACTACAAG GTGATGATCTGGAACCTGGACTGTCCAGAGCAGGTGATAAAGAACCCAGTACGGACCATCAGTCAACACACTGATGTTGTCTTGTCCATGTCCTTCAACACGGATGGCAGCCTCTTGGCTACTACATGCAAAGACAGGAAGATCAGACTCATAGAGCCACGCACAGGCAATTTATTGCGG GATGCCAACTGTAAGACACATAAAGCCAGCAAGGTGCTGATCCTTGGCAACATGAAGAGGCTTTTAACAACAGGTTCTTCACGCTGGAATGTACGACAGATAGCACTGTGGGATCAG gATGATCTCTCTGTGCCTTTGTTACAAGAAGACTTGGATGGTTCATCAGGGGTCCTCTTTCCTTTCTACGACCCTGATACACACATGCTATATATTGTCGGGAAG GGCGATGGAAATATCAGGTACTATGAGATCAGCTCAGAGAAGCCGCACATACACTACCTGACAGAGTACCGCTCGCTCCTACCTCAGAAAGGAATGG GTGTCATGCCAAAGAGAGGCTTGGATGTGAGCTCCTGTGAGGTTTTCAGGTTTTACAAGCTGGTGACAATCAAGAGTCTCATTGAGCCTATATCTCTGATCGTACCTCGCAGG tcAGAGTCATACCAAGAAGACATCTATCCCAAGACGGCAGGTAACCATCCTGCGCTGACCGCAGAGGAGTGGTTCAGTGGTATTAACAAAG ACCCAGTGCTAATCTCTCTGAAGCCCGGAAGTCAAGTTGAGATGTACCCTGAGCTGAGCATGAGCAAAGGACTGGGCAACTCGCTGGACATGCGTCGATCCCATAGCAGGCCGGGCCTGCTCCAGCTGACATACATTCAGGATCAGCTGGCCACTAAAGATGACAAAGCAGACAGCGATCCTTTTGCcggaacagaggagaggagacggtCGTCGATCATCAGCGGTCACGACCTTGATCTTTGCTCTCCCCCCAAGACAGAGAACGAG cTGCGCTTAAAGTTCCACAGGCAGCAGGAGGAGATCCGCCGGCTGAGGGAGCTCCTCAACCAGCGTGATGTTCATATCACACAGCTCGAACTGGAGATTAAGAACATCAAAAATTCCCATACTCACGGCTCTCTCTGA
- the anp32b gene encoding acidic leucine-rich nuclear phosphoprotein 32 family member B isoform X2, translating to MDMKKRIYLELRNRTPSDVRELVLDNCRSNDGKIEGLTAEFVNLEFLSLINVGLISVSNLPKLGKLKKLELSDNRISGGLDVLAEKLPNLTHLNLSGNKLKDISTLEPLKKLDNLKSLDLFNCEVTNLNDYRESVFRLLPQLTYLDGYDMEDREASDSDGEVDGDGVDDEDDEEGEEEEDGEEEDFDEEEEDDEDEEEVEGEEDDEEVSGEDEEEDFGQDGEVDDEDDDDDEDEDAEAGKGEKRKRDPEDDDDDDDDEDED from the exons GTTCGAGAACTCGTTCTTGATAATTGTCGGTCGAATGATGGAAAAATTGAAGGCCTCACAGCTGAGTTTGTCAACCTGGAGTTCCTCAGTTTGATAAATGTTGGTTTAATCTCCGTTTCCAATCTGCCGAAATTAGGAAAACTCAAAAAG CTGGAGCTGAGTGACAACAGAATTAGTGGTGGCCTTGATGTTTTAGCAGAGAAACTTCCCAATCTCACACATCTAAACCTGAGTGGCAACAAACTCAAAGACATCAGCACGCTTGAGCCATTG AAAAAGCTGGACAACCTGAAGAGTTTGGACCTGTTTAACTGTGAAGTGACAAACCTGAATGACTACAGAGAGAGTGTGTTCAGACTGCTGCCACAGCTTACCTACCTGGATGGTTACGACATGGAGGACAGGGAAGCCTCAGACTCTGATGGAGAGGTGGATGGAGATGGTGTTgacgatgaagatgatgaag agggtgaggaggaggaggatggagaggaggaggactttgatgaggaggaggaggatgatgaagatgaagaggaggtaGAAGGAGAAGAAGATGATGAGGAGGTTAGCGGAGAGGATGAG GAGGAAGATTTTGGTCAGGATGGTGAagttgatgatgaagatgatgatgacgatgaagaTGAGGATG CAGAGGCTGGCAAAGGCGAGAAGAGAAAGCGAGAtccagaggatgatgatgatgatgatgatgacgaagaTGAAGATTAA
- the anp32b gene encoding acidic leucine-rich nuclear phosphoprotein 32 family member B isoform X1: MDMKKRIYLELRNRTPSDVRELVLDNCRSNDGKIEGLTAEFVNLEFLSLINVGLISVSNLPKLGKLKKLELSDNRISGGLDVLAEKLPNLTHLNLSGNKLKDISTLEPLKKLDNLKSLDLFNCEVTNLNDYRESVFRLLPQLTYLDGYDMEDREASDSDGEVDGDGVDDEDDEEGEEEEDGEEEDFDEEEEDDEDEEEVEGEEDDEEVSGEDEEEDFGQDGEVDDEDDDDDEDEDEAEAGKGEKRKRDPEDDDDDDDDEDED, translated from the exons GTTCGAGAACTCGTTCTTGATAATTGTCGGTCGAATGATGGAAAAATTGAAGGCCTCACAGCTGAGTTTGTCAACCTGGAGTTCCTCAGTTTGATAAATGTTGGTTTAATCTCCGTTTCCAATCTGCCGAAATTAGGAAAACTCAAAAAG CTGGAGCTGAGTGACAACAGAATTAGTGGTGGCCTTGATGTTTTAGCAGAGAAACTTCCCAATCTCACACATCTAAACCTGAGTGGCAACAAACTCAAAGACATCAGCACGCTTGAGCCATTG AAAAAGCTGGACAACCTGAAGAGTTTGGACCTGTTTAACTGTGAAGTGACAAACCTGAATGACTACAGAGAGAGTGTGTTCAGACTGCTGCCACAGCTTACCTACCTGGATGGTTACGACATGGAGGACAGGGAAGCCTCAGACTCTGATGGAGAGGTGGATGGAGATGGTGTTgacgatgaagatgatgaag agggtgaggaggaggaggatggagaggaggaggactttgatgaggaggaggaggatgatgaagatgaagaggaggtaGAAGGAGAAGAAGATGATGAGGAGGTTAGCGGAGAGGATGAG GAGGAAGATTTTGGTCAGGATGGTGAagttgatgatgaagatgatgatgacgatgaagaTGAGGATG AAGCAGAGGCTGGCAAAGGCGAGAAGAGAAAGCGAGAtccagaggatgatgatgatgatgatgatgacgaagaTGAAGATTAA